The genomic DNA GGGCATAGCTATATGAAAGAAGTTGCCGATGCCGTTAGCGAAGGCTATGCCAATGGCGTATTGGCACAGCGTCCCACTTTGGTAAACCTTCAGTGCGATCTGGATCACCCCACCCAAAGCCTGTCTGATCTCTTGAAGCTAAAGGACTATTTTGGCGGTTGGGATTCGCTTAAAGGTAAGAAGATCGCCATGAGCTGGGCATATTCACCGTCCTATGGCAAACCCCTCTCTGTTCCTCAAGGCGTGATCAATCTGATGACTCGCTTTGGTATGGATGTGGTACTTGCCCATCCTGAGGGCTATGATCTGTTGCCGGAAACTCTGGACAGCGCCAAAGCTTTTGCCAAAGAGAGCGGAGGGTCTTTCAGCCACGTGCATTCCATGGCTGAAGCTTTTAAGGACGCTGATGTGGTCTATCCCAAATCCTGGGCACCGATGACTGTGATGAAACGCCGTACCGAGCTCCTGAAACAAGGCGACAAGCAAGGTCTGAAGGATCTTGAACTGCATTGTCTGGCAGAAAACAAGCGCCACATGGATTGGGAATGCTCCGAGGATATGATGAAGCTTACCAAAGGTGGGAATGCACTCTATGAGCACTGTTTGCCCGCAGATATCAGCGGTGTGAGCTGCGAGAGAGGTGAAGTGGCCAAAAGCGTGTTCGAGCGCTACCGTCTGCACACCTATCAGGAAGCGGGATACAAGCCTTTTGTGATCGCCGCGATGATCTTCAACAGCAAAGTGCGGGATGTGGTTAAAACGCTGGATTTCTTATCATCCCCTGTGCCATACTAGATAATTTCAGAATAGGAGAATGGATGCCAAAACTGATTACAACAATAAACAGGAGTATCGCAGCTAAAAACGCTGCTAGATGCAAACAAAGAGGAATCATCCTCCCCACCATCAGTCAGCAAATATATCCTGAGACCATACCTCAGGGAATAAAAGACAGGATAAAACCCATTGGTTTGTGGGATATAAATCCCTTGAACTTATTTCGCATTACCTGGAAGAACAATATCGATACCGGCCTCTTTGGAACACCGAATTTTTTGGAACTACCCCCGGAGATTTCCGGCGTAAAGGCCAGGATTATTGGCCTTGTGGGTAAATACTTCCCTACCGGAGCGCACAAGGTAGGCGCGGCTTACGGATGTCTGGC from Candidatus Cloacimonadota bacterium includes the following:
- the ygeW gene encoding knotted carbamoyltransferase YgeW, with amino-acid sequence MCEISNKLQELEKLKTSLYGQDFLLTWENSVDNLKAVMLVAEILQQMHRAKKPWKIFDYGLAISIFRDNSTRTRFSFASAVNGLGLALSELDEVKSQIAHGETVRETASMISFLTEVIGIRDDMYPGEGHSYMKEVADAVSEGYANGVLAQRPTLVNLQCDLDHPTQSLSDLLKLKDYFGGWDSLKGKKIAMSWAYSPSYGKPLSVPQGVINLMTRFGMDVVLAHPEGYDLLPETLDSAKAFAKESGGSFSHVHSMAEAFKDADVVYPKSWAPMTVMKRRTELLKQGDKQGLKDLELHCLAENKRHMDWECSEDMMKLTKGGNALYEHCLPADISGVSCERGEVAKSVFERYRLHTYQEAGYKPFVIAAMIFNSKVRDVVKTLDFLSSPVPY